The Deinococcus reticulitermitis genome has a segment encoding these proteins:
- a CDS encoding glycogen synthase gives MDVLHVASEVFPYSRSGGLGDVLGALPAVLAAQGVRTTVLSPWYAGLSGEAREVWSGELPGVGPARIGERVEGGVRYLFLGLPDFDRPGLYHPDDVQRFCAFGRAALPALERVGAQPDVLHGHDWQSGLIVAHAHLAGLKTVFSIHNLQYQGRWNLGEARSWTGLPDWAFGIEGVEFFGDVNLMKAGLVFADQVTTVSPTYAREITTMQYGEGLDGLLVRLTLEGRLSGILNGLDQERWDPRTDPHIPTYGDLGGKAAATAALRAEFGLGDAPILGTVSRLADQKGMDLLIEALPELTERWNIVVLGGGDPLLTAALTGWAQHPRVAFAQGMNEALAHRIYAGADAFAMPSRFEPCGLSQMIALRYGTLPVVRETGGLVDTVPHDIGFRFAEATPEALSACCAQALVTFEAPAAWRERAERGMELDFSWDGPARHYIELYGRL, from the coding sequence ATGGATGTCCTCCACGTCGCTTCCGAGGTCTTTCCCTACTCGCGCTCTGGGGGCCTGGGCGACGTCCTGGGCGCGCTGCCGGCGGTGCTCGCGGCACAGGGGGTGCGCACGACTGTGCTCTCGCCGTGGTACGCGGGGCTCAGTGGGGAAGCGCGCGAGGTATGGAGCGGCGAGCTGCCGGGCGTCGGTCCGGCGCGCATCGGGGAGAGGGTGGAGGGCGGAGTGCGCTACCTGTTCCTGGGGCTGCCAGACTTTGACCGCCCTGGGCTCTACCATCCTGACGACGTGCAGCGCTTCTGCGCCTTCGGCCGCGCGGCCCTGCCGGCGCTGGAGCGGGTGGGGGCGCAGCCTGACGTGTTGCACGGCCATGATTGGCAAAGTGGCCTGATCGTGGCGCACGCGCACCTCGCAGGCCTGAAGACTGTCTTTTCCATCCACAATCTCCAGTACCAGGGCCGCTGGAACCTCGGTGAGGCCCGGAGCTGGACCGGGCTGCCCGACTGGGCCTTCGGTATCGAGGGCGTCGAGTTTTTCGGTGACGTGAACCTGATGAAGGCCGGGCTGGTCTTTGCCGATCAGGTGACCACGGTCAGCCCGACCTATGCCCGCGAGATCACGACCATGCAGTACGGCGAGGGGCTCGATGGGCTGCTCGTGCGCCTGACCCTCGAAGGCCGGCTGAGCGGTATCCTCAACGGCCTCGATCAGGAGCGCTGGGACCCGCGCACCGACCCTCACATCCCGACCTATGGGGACCTCGGCGGCAAGGCGGCGGCAACAGCGGCCCTGCGCGCCGAGTTCGGGCTGGGTGACGCGCCGATTCTCGGGACGGTGAGCCGCCTCGCCGATCAGAAGGGGATGGACCTCCTGATCGAGGCGCTGCCTGAACTCACCGAGCGGTGGAATATCGTCGTGCTCGGCGGCGGCGACCCGCTGCTGACCGCCGCGCTGACCGGGTGGGCGCAGCATCCGCGCGTGGCGTTCGCGCAGGGCATGAACGAGGCGCTCGCGCACCGGATCTACGCGGGCGCCGACGCTTTCGCGATGCCGAGCCGCTTCGAGCCGTGCGGCCTTTCGCAGATGATCGCGCTGCGCTACGGCACCCTGCCGGTCGTGCGCGAGACGGGCGGGCTGGTGGACACCGTGCCGCACGATATCGGCTTCCGCTTCGCAGAGGCCACGCCGGAGGCCCTCAGCGCGTGCTGTGCCCAGGCGCTCGTCACCTTCGAGGCGCCCGCAGCTTGGCGTGAGCGTGCCGAGCGCGGCATGGAACTCGACTTCTCGTGGGACGGCCCGGCGCGGCATTACATCGAGCTCTACGGTCGGTTGTAA
- a CDS encoding alpha/beta fold hydrolase, producing the protein MTASKPRTALLIHAYPLSSAMWRDQKEALEAAGLRVLTPDLPGFGGTEGTVESLPEAARGLLEQLPDEPLSLVGLSMGGYLALELLAQAPERFGRVVLADTSLRADSPEQAEKRRAQATRVLEEGRDFLLQAAREEHSESTYRKVLPMMEEASREGIAAALYALAAREEQRTTLRDLPLPLLVIVGREDTITTVEEAQEIADAGRGELVVLDGAAHLANLDQPEAFNAALLRFLT; encoded by the coding sequence ATGACCGCCTCCAAACCGCGCACGGCACTCCTGATCCATGCTTACCCCCTCTCGTCGGCGATGTGGCGTGACCAGAAAGAGGCGCTCGAAGCGGCGGGCCTGCGGGTCCTCACGCCGGATCTGCCGGGGTTCGGGGGCACCGAGGGCACCGTGGAAAGCCTGCCGGAGGCGGCGCGCGGCCTGCTTGAACAGCTGCCCGACGAGCCGCTGAGTCTGGTCGGCCTGAGCATGGGCGGCTACCTGGCGCTCGAACTGCTCGCCCAGGCGCCGGAGCGCTTCGGGCGCGTCGTGCTGGCCGACACCTCGCTGCGTGCCGACTCGCCCGAGCAGGCCGAGAAGCGGCGCGCTCAGGCGACGCGGGTTCTGGAAGAAGGGCGCGACTTTCTCCTGCAAGCGGCCAGAGAGGAGCATTCCGAGAGCACCTACAGGAAGGTCCTGCCCATGATGGAGGAGGCGTCTCGCGAGGGCATCGCCGCCGCCCTCTACGCGCTCGCGGCCCGTGAGGAACAGAGGACCACCCTGCGTGACCTGCCTCTCCCGCTGCTGGTGATCGTCGGACGCGAGGACACCATCACCACCGTCGAGGAGGCCCAGGAAATCGCCGACGCCGGGCGCGGGGAACTCGTGGTGCTGGACGGCGCCGCGCACCTGGCCAATCTCGATCAGCCCGAGGCTTTCAACGCGGCGCTGCTGCGTTTCCTGACCTGA
- the yidD gene encoding membrane protein insertion efficiency factor YidD, translating to MPLLDGLALRAIRLYQRRLSRHKGFRCAHAALHGGASCSAAVARIVREDGLWAGRSRVAARFQACRAAHTALRGGSPLALGSWSGARVQGVCCCGPLPIPFRCG from the coding sequence ATGCCTCTTCTCGACGGTCTGGCCCTGCGCGCCATCCGCCTCTATCAGCGCCGCCTCTCGCGCCATAAGGGATTTCGCTGTGCCCACGCCGCGCTTCACGGGGGCGCAAGCTGTTCGGCGGCGGTCGCACGGATCGTTCGGGAAGACGGGCTCTGGGCCGGACGGTCCAGGGTGGCGGCGCGGTTTCAGGCTTGCCGGGCCGCCCACACCGCTCTGCGGGGCGGCTCGCCGCTGGCGCTCGGCAGCTGGTCTGGAGCGCGGGTGCAGGGCGTGTGCTGCTGCGGCCCGCTCCCGATTCCTTTCCGCTGCGGCTGA
- a CDS encoding AAA family ATPase, producing MISERLQATLQRAVDLAREAGHEYVTQEHLLLALLDDLDAQEVLLAVGVNIPRLQGTLEDALAGFEGVEDAEPDFTLGVHRVVQGAVLQLHASGKAHEQADGGRVLAELLEEEDSPARAAVEAQGVTRLDVLSYLSHGAARVAGRSREKRGAGADGGALPEAGPDEADPLGAYASDLTAQARAGEFDPVIGREAELTRMVHVLARRTKNNPVLVGEPGVGKTALAEGLAQRVVDGQAPGFLKGASVYALNLGALLAGTRYRGDFEQRLGAVLAALEGQNAVLFIDELHTIVGAGATEGGSVDAANLLKPALARGGLRVLGATTPAELRHLEKDRALWRRFQTVEVPEPSEEDALAILRGLEGRYAEHHGVSFTPDALEAAVRLSVRHLRDRFLPDKAIDVLDEAGAARSSAGRGGVLGVPDIEATVARMARVPVGAVRAEEVTSLATLADDLRRRVYGQDAAVDAVAGAVKLARAGLRDPQKPQGMFLFAGPTGVGKTELARALADRLGIHLARFDMSEYQEAHTVARLIGAPPGYVGFDQGGLLTDAVAKNPHAVLLLDEIEKAHPDVYNIFLQLMDHGTLTDHAGKKVDGRGLILIFTTNAGAADASRPALGFSREGRSGEEAEAVKRTFSPEFRNRLDAVIHFRPLSRGVMGSVVDKFIRRLAAQLAERNVQLEVSGEARELLAELGYDPLLGARPLARVIEHQLGRPLAEAVLFGRLQGGGSVQVRREGRELTFD from the coding sequence ATGATCTCCGAACGCCTGCAGGCCACCTTGCAGCGGGCCGTCGACCTCGCGCGGGAGGCGGGCCACGAGTACGTGACGCAGGAGCATCTGCTGCTTGCCCTGCTCGACGACCTCGACGCGCAGGAGGTGCTGCTCGCGGTCGGCGTGAACATCCCGCGCCTGCAAGGCACCCTCGAAGACGCGCTCGCTGGGTTTGAGGGCGTCGAGGACGCCGAGCCCGACTTCACCCTCGGGGTGCACCGGGTGGTGCAGGGTGCGGTGCTGCAACTCCACGCGAGCGGTAAGGCCCACGAGCAGGCGGATGGGGGCCGCGTCCTCGCCGAGCTGCTCGAAGAAGAGGACTCGCCCGCGCGCGCCGCCGTCGAGGCGCAGGGCGTGACCCGGCTCGACGTGTTGAGTTACCTCTCGCATGGAGCCGCCAGGGTCGCGGGCCGCAGCCGGGAGAAGCGCGGGGCGGGCGCGGACGGCGGCGCCCTACCCGAAGCTGGCCCCGACGAAGCCGACCCGCTGGGGGCCTACGCCAGCGACCTCACCGCGCAGGCGAGGGCCGGCGAGTTCGATCCGGTGATCGGCCGGGAAGCCGAGCTGACACGGATGGTGCACGTCCTCGCCCGGCGCACCAAGAACAACCCGGTGCTCGTGGGAGAGCCGGGTGTCGGCAAGACGGCGCTCGCTGAAGGGCTCGCGCAGCGGGTGGTCGACGGGCAGGCGCCGGGCTTCCTGAAGGGCGCCTCGGTCTATGCCCTCAACCTCGGGGCGCTGCTCGCCGGCACGCGTTACCGGGGCGACTTCGAGCAGCGACTCGGGGCGGTGCTCGCGGCGCTGGAGGGGCAAAACGCGGTGCTGTTTATCGACGAGCTCCACACCATCGTCGGGGCCGGCGCCACCGAGGGGGGCAGCGTGGACGCGGCCAACCTGCTCAAACCCGCCCTTGCGCGCGGCGGCCTGCGGGTTCTGGGCGCGACCACCCCCGCCGAGCTGCGGCACCTCGAAAAAGACCGGGCCTTGTGGCGGCGCTTCCAGACGGTGGAGGTGCCCGAGCCGTCCGAGGAAGACGCCCTCGCGATCCTGCGCGGCTTGGAGGGGCGTTACGCCGAGCACCACGGGGTGAGCTTCACCCCAGACGCGCTCGAAGCCGCCGTGCGCCTGAGCGTCCGGCACCTGCGCGACCGCTTCTTGCCCGACAAGGCGATCGACGTGCTCGACGAGGCGGGAGCGGCCCGCTCCTCGGCGGGACGGGGGGGCGTGCTGGGCGTGCCTGACATCGAGGCGACGGTGGCGCGCATGGCCCGCGTGCCGGTGGGGGCGGTGAGGGCCGAGGAGGTGACCTCGCTCGCCACGCTGGCGGACGACCTGCGGCGGCGGGTGTACGGTCAGGACGCGGCGGTAGACGCCGTGGCGGGTGCGGTCAAGCTCGCGCGCGCCGGGCTGCGCGATCCCCAGAAGCCGCAGGGCATGTTCCTGTTCGCCGGGCCGACCGGGGTGGGCAAGACCGAACTCGCCCGCGCGCTCGCAGACCGGCTCGGCATCCACCTCGCGCGCTTCGACATGTCGGAATACCAGGAGGCGCATACCGTCGCCCGCTTGATCGGAGCGCCGCCCGGCTACGTGGGCTTCGACCAGGGGGGGCTGCTTACGGACGCGGTGGCCAAAAACCCTCACGCGGTGCTGCTCCTGGACGAGATCGAGAAGGCCCACCCCGACGTCTACAACATCTTCTTGCAACTCATGGACCACGGCACCCTTACCGACCACGCCGGCAAGAAGGTGGACGGGCGCGGGCTGATCCTGATCTTCACCACCAACGCGGGCGCCGCCGACGCGAGCCGCCCGGCGCTCGGCTTCTCGCGCGAGGGCCGCAGCGGGGAGGAAGCCGAGGCGGTCAAGCGGACCTTCTCTCCTGAATTTCGCAACCGCCTCGACGCGGTGATTCACTTCCGCCCGCTCTCGCGCGGGGTGATGGGAAGCGTCGTGGACAAGTTCATTCGTCGGCTCGCCGCGCAGCTCGCCGAACGGAACGTGCAGCTCGAAGTTTCTGGCGAGGCGCGCGAGTTGCTCGCCGAACTCGGCTACGATCCCCTGCTGGGCGCCCGTCCCCTCGCCCGCGTGATCGAGCACCAGCTCGGGCGTCCCCTGGCCGAGGCCGTCCTCTTCGGACGTTTGCAGGGCGGCGGCTCCGTGCAGGTCAGGCGCGAGGGGCGAGAGTTGACTTTCGATTGA
- the clpS gene encoding ATP-dependent Clp protease adapter ClpS, producing MTRRDGPESGGQISRKQTPGTQLPGTQTLERTATARPRMWRVLLLNDDYTPMDFVVFVLARYFRKPEQEAQQIMLAVHHKGQGVAGLYTRDIAETKVAQVTAHARREGYPLRAVAEPEADE from the coding sequence ATGACGCGCAGGGACGGTCCAGAGTCGGGGGGCCAGATTTCCAGAAAGCAGACGCCCGGCACGCAGCTTCCGGGAACACAGACGCTGGAGCGCACGGCCACCGCGCGCCCGCGAATGTGGCGGGTGCTGCTGCTCAACGACGACTACACACCGATGGATTTCGTGGTGTTCGTGCTCGCGCGCTACTTCCGCAAGCCTGAGCAGGAGGCGCAACAGATCATGCTTGCCGTGCACCACAAGGGCCAGGGCGTCGCCGGGCTGTACACCCGTGACATCGCCGAAACCAAGGTGGCGCAGGTCACCGCCCACGCCCGGCGCGAAGGCTATCCCTTGCGCGCGGTGGCCGAACCGGAGGCCGACGAATGA
- a CDS encoding aminopeptidase: MISKTAEPSSLLTYDPDKHADLLAHYCLDAGPGERLLVAGGTSAAPLIAAVSRALLRVGARPAVRLSYPGQDEDFAALASDAVLDTLPAAELADQAGMDGSLRVLTPEPELPGDAARRARLVAARAELAALRARKKWSLTLYPTPHAAAQAGQTEAEFGDFVMRAMFLDQPDPVAAWGEVRGVQARLIERLTRAEVIRIEAPGTDLTLKVGGRRWANSDGKRNMPSGEVFTGPVENSAEGSVTFTVPASYQGQLVRGARLVFRAGEVVEASAEEGEGVLRAALATDPGARFLGEIGIGTNFGIQRPTGNILFDEKIGGTVHLALGRSYPETGGTNRSAVHWDLIADLRAASGGGRLSLDGEVWQEGGQFLE; encoded by the coding sequence ATGATCTCTAAGACGGCTGAGCCCTCCTCCCTCCTGACCTACGACCCCGACAAACACGCCGACCTCCTCGCGCACTACTGCCTCGACGCCGGACCGGGCGAGCGCCTGCTCGTTGCGGGCGGCACGAGCGCGGCGCCCCTGATCGCGGCAGTGAGCCGCGCGCTGCTGCGCGTAGGGGCGCGTCCCGCCGTGCGCCTGAGCTACCCCGGTCAGGACGAGGACTTCGCGGCGCTCGCCTCGGACGCGGTGCTGGATACGCTGCCGGCGGCCGAACTTGCCGATCAGGCCGGCATGGACGGCTCGCTGCGGGTGCTGACCCCCGAACCCGAACTCCCGGGGGACGCGGCCCGGCGGGCCCGGCTGGTTGCGGCGCGCGCCGAACTTGCCGCGCTGCGTGCACGGAAGAAGTGGAGCCTTACGCTGTACCCGACCCCGCACGCTGCCGCGCAGGCCGGGCAGACGGAGGCGGAGTTCGGAGACTTCGTGATGCGGGCGATGTTCCTCGACCAGCCGGACCCGGTGGCCGCCTGGGGCGAGGTGCGCGGGGTGCAGGCCCGGCTGATCGAGCGCCTGACCCGCGCTGAGGTGATCCGCATCGAGGCGCCGGGCACCGACCTCACCCTGAAGGTTGGGGGCCGGCGCTGGGCCAACTCGGACGGCAAGCGCAATATGCCAAGCGGCGAAGTGTTTACCGGACCCGTCGAGAACAGCGCCGAGGGGAGCGTGACCTTCACCGTGCCCGCGAGCTACCAGGGCCAGCTTGTGCGCGGCGCCCGGCTCGTCTTCCGCGCGGGTGAGGTCGTGGAGGCGAGCGCCGAGGAGGGCGAGGGCGTGCTGCGTGCGGCCCTCGCTACCGATCCCGGCGCCCGCTTTCTCGGAGAGATCGGCATCGGCACCAACTTCGGTATTCAGCGGCCTACCGGCAACATCCTTTTCGACGAGAAGATCGGCGGCACCGTGCACCTCGCGCTCGGACGCAGCTACCCTGAAACTGGCGGCACCAACCGCAGCGCCGTGCACTGGGACCTGATCGCCGACCTGCGCGCGGCCTCGGGCGGCGGGCGCCTCTCGCTCGACGGGGAAGTGTGGCAGGAAGGCGGGCAGTTCCTTGAGTGA
- the purU gene encoding formyltetrahydrofolate deformylase, giving the protein MTAAVPAESTATPDSLNTAVLTISCPDRRGIVAAVSQFLHNHGANIIHSDQHSTDPSGGTFFMRMEFYLGGLDLAREAFERAFAQVVAGPFDMEWGLSYAAQPKRMAVLVSRYDHCFLDLLWRKRRGELNVEIPLILSNHEDLRRDAEMFGLPFHVIPVTRENKAEAEAEQVRLLHESGADFAVLARYMQILSGDFLSGFGRPVINIHHSFLPAFIGANPYRAAFKRGVKLIGATSHYVTEDLDAGPIIAQDVVPVTHRETPDTLVRLGRDVERQVLARAVKAHVEGRVLVHGNKTVVF; this is encoded by the coding sequence ATGACCGCCGCCGTCCCCGCCGAATCCACTGCGACACCAGACTCCCTCAACACGGCGGTCCTGACCATCTCCTGCCCGGACCGGCGCGGCATCGTGGCCGCCGTCTCGCAGTTTCTGCACAACCACGGCGCCAACATCATCCACAGTGACCAGCACTCGACCGACCCCTCGGGCGGCACGTTCTTCATGCGGATGGAATTCTATCTCGGCGGCCTCGACCTCGCGCGCGAGGCTTTCGAGCGGGCGTTTGCACAGGTCGTCGCCGGCCCCTTCGACATGGAATGGGGCCTGAGCTACGCCGCGCAGCCCAAGCGGATGGCGGTACTCGTGAGCCGCTACGACCACTGCTTCCTCGATCTGCTGTGGCGCAAGCGGCGCGGTGAACTCAATGTAGAGATTCCCCTGATCCTCTCCAATCACGAGGACCTGCGCCGCGACGCCGAGATGTTCGGGCTGCCTTTCCACGTCATTCCCGTCACCAGGGAGAACAAGGCCGAGGCCGAGGCCGAGCAGGTGCGGCTGCTGCACGAATCCGGCGCCGACTTCGCGGTGCTCGCGCGCTACATGCAGATTCTCTCGGGCGACTTCCTGAGCGGCTTCGGCCGGCCCGTCATCAACATCCACCACTCGTTTCTGCCCGCCTTCATTGGCGCCAACCCCTACCGCGCGGCCTTCAAGCGCGGCGTCAAGCTGATCGGCGCGACAAGCCATTACGTCACCGAAGATCTCGACGCCGGGCCGATCATCGCGCAGGACGTGGTGCCCGTCACCCACCGCGAGACCCCCGATACCCTGGTGCGCCTCGGGCGCGACGTGGAGCGCCAGGTGCTCGCCCGCGCGGTTAAGGCGCATGTGGAGGGCCGGGTGCTCGTGCACGGGAACAAGACCGTGGTGTTCTGA